One region of Turicibacter bilis genomic DNA includes:
- a CDS encoding ABC transporter ATP-binding protein encodes MIKIENLCFTYPGADQPQLNEVDLEIKQGDFVAIVGNNGCGKSTLCKTLNGLIPHYFSGDFSGHVWINEKNTQDYSIGELAQEIGYVYQDFENQIVRPTVLDEASFACLNYAMKDYIDRGREALQLTGLYHKEEAYIWQLSGGQKHLLALAGAIALSPGIVILDEPIAQLDPQHATMIYELLKRLNEEQKMTIIVIEHHTEFIADYCHEVMMMKDGRIAWKLPTKEALNRIEELQGIHVFPPQVTLASKQAHECQKIEVNGLYPIKIEEAAHLFQSKRLQRSSIKKYVRPSDECVIEFSDVRHEYRAVKGDNKVALNQFNLNVYKGDKIALIGNNGAGKSTILKLMTGLMKPKEGSVTVCDHDTRAFSAEQLSSYVSLVYQNPEQMFIKDNIFDDIAFSMKLRAYEDYEQRTQELLKMFRLENLRDRDGRLLSGGQMRRASLAIGVALGPEVILLDEPTANLDIATRQEIMKILNATKDVMQTAIIATHDMQLVAEWADRIIVLNNGYIIADGSRDEIFGNQRICRQAGIRPPDIYSLAKLVDDRMNCYHIEQFVEALEG; translated from the coding sequence ATGATAAAAATTGAGAATTTGTGTTTTACTTACCCTGGTGCCGATCAACCTCAATTAAATGAGGTTGATCTTGAGATTAAACAAGGGGACTTCGTTGCGATTGTTGGGAATAATGGGTGTGGGAAATCAACACTTTGTAAGACGTTGAATGGATTGATTCCGCACTATTTTTCTGGGGATTTTTCGGGTCATGTCTGGATTAATGAAAAAAATACGCAAGATTATAGTATTGGAGAATTAGCTCAAGAAATTGGCTACGTTTATCAAGATTTTGAAAATCAAATTGTTCGTCCAACAGTCTTAGATGAAGCTTCGTTTGCTTGTTTGAATTATGCCATGAAAGATTACATTGATCGCGGTCGTGAAGCGCTTCAATTAACAGGACTTTATCATAAGGAAGAAGCCTATATTTGGCAATTAAGTGGAGGACAAAAACATTTATTAGCGTTAGCGGGAGCGATCGCACTTTCGCCTGGGATTGTTATTTTAGATGAACCGATTGCTCAATTAGATCCTCAACATGCCACGATGATTTATGAGTTATTAAAAAGATTAAATGAAGAACAGAAGATGACGATCATCGTCATTGAGCATCACACGGAATTTATTGCTGATTATTGTCACGAAGTGATGATGATGAAGGATGGGCGTATTGCTTGGAAATTACCAACAAAAGAGGCTTTAAATCGAATTGAAGAATTGCAAGGCATTCATGTCTTTCCGCCACAAGTTACATTAGCCTCTAAACAGGCGCATGAGTGTCAAAAAATTGAAGTTAATGGCCTTTATCCCATCAAAATAGAAGAGGCTGCACACTTATTTCAATCGAAACGTCTACAAAGAAGTTCAATCAAAAAATATGTTCGTCCAAGTGATGAATGTGTCATCGAGTTTTCAGATGTTCGCCACGAATATCGAGCGGTTAAAGGTGACAATAAGGTTGCGTTAAATCAGTTTAATTTGAATGTTTATAAAGGTGATAAAATTGCATTGATTGGAAACAATGGGGCAGGTAAATCAACGATTTTAAAATTAATGACTGGATTAATGAAACCAAAAGAAGGTTCTGTTACTGTTTGTGATCACGATACAAGAGCCTTTAGTGCGGAACAGTTATCTTCGTATGTTTCATTAGTTTATCAAAATCCAGAGCAGATGTTTATTAAAGATAATATTTTTGATGATATTGCTTTTTCTATGAAACTAAGAGCTTATGAAGATTATGAACAACGAACTCAAGAACTTTTAAAAATGTTTCGATTAGAAAACTTGCGTGACCGTGATGGGCGCTTGTTAAGTGGAGGCCAGATGCGTCGTGCCTCTTTAGCCATTGGGGTTGCTTTAGGACCAGAGGTCATTTTACTTGATGAGCCGACTGCTAATTTAGATATCGCCACACGACAAGAGATTATGAAAATTTTAAATGCCACAAAAGATGTCATGCAAACCGCGATTATTGCGACACATGATATGCAACTGGTGGCTGAGTGGGCTGATCGAATTATTGTGTTAAATAATGGCTATATTATTG